Below is a window of Atribacteraceae bacterium DNA.
GACCGAAGGTGCGCCGAAGAACGCATCCGCCACCTCTCCTTCCACGACTCCCTCACCGACCTCTACAACCGGGCCTTCCTGGAAGCGGAGATGCAGCGTCTGGACACCGAGCGGCAATTCCCCATGGGGATCATCATAGCCGACGTCAACGGCCTGAAACTGGTCAACGACGCTTACGGGCATCAGGTGGGCGATCGGCTCCTCCAGGCTGCCGCCGCCGTTCTCAAACAGGTGTGCCGGAGCGAGGACCTGATCGGGCGCTGGGGGGGGAGACGAGTTTCTGATCCTCCTGCCCCGTACCGCTCAAGCGGAGAGCGAGGCCATCGCCCGGCGGATCGAGGAGGCTTGCCTGAAGGTGCAGGTGGACCACGTTCCCCTGTCCCTGGCTTTGGGTACCGCGGAGAAGACGGCAGTGTCTGAAGACTTCCCGGCTATTTTCCGCAAAGCCGAGGACCGGATGTACCGGCACAAGCTGGCCGAGAGCCGCAGCGCCCGCAGCGCCGTGCTCTCCGCCCTGCAAGAGACTCTCCGGGAGAAGAGCTGGGAAACTAAGGAACACGCCGAGCGGGTGGAGCGGCTGGCCCGGAGGCTGGGAGAGGCGGTGGGCCTCTGTGCCTCGGACCTCGACCGCCTGGCGCTCCTGAACACCCTTCACGACATCGGCAAGATCACGTTGCCTGACGCGGTCCTCAGGAAGCCCGGTCCTCTCTCCCCCGAGGAGTGGGTCTTGGTCCGCCAGCACCCGGAGACCGGCTACCGCATCGCCCGCTCCACCGATGAGCTGGCCCATATCGCCGAGGAGATCCTGGCCCACCACGAGCGCTGGGACGGGAGCGGGTATCCCCGGGAACTGGCCGGGGAGGCCATTCCCCTCCTCTCCCGCCTGAGCGCCATCGTGGATGCTTACGATGCCATGACCAATCACCGCCCCTACCGGGAGACCTTGCGCCCGGATGAGGCCCTGGGTGAACTCAGGCGCTGTGCCGGTACTCAGCTCGACCCGGCGCTGGTGGAGAGGTTTGTGGATCTTTTCCGGGACGCTATATCCGATCGGTAAAACCCGACTTCGCCACTTTAATGACGACTATGGTGGCACTATAAACCTGCCTTGCAAACTCTCCTTTCCTTGGGGGTACAGAGGATTTACCCGAGGAAGCGCAGCTTGGGTTTCCGGGGAGAGGTGAAGCGGACCAGGGTAGGGGAGCGTTTCAATCCGAAGGCCCGGGAGAGCTTCTTGGCTTCCGAAGACGGGATAAAGCCAAGTAAAGCATCTTACCGTCTCCCCCCATGACACACCAATAGCGGGAATAGAGGGGAGACGGGTTATAGCGGGTTGATCAACCAGACTCTTCCGAGTAATCTTCCGTGTACCGGCATTCCCCATTGGCATAGCCGGTACATCCCCAGAAAAGATGATTGTCTGATCGGCGGCTCTTGACCTGCATGGGTTTACCACAACGTGGACAATCCCTGGTGTCCCCCTCAAGTTGCTTACTACCCTTTCTGGCATTGTCAACCTGTGCGTGCCCCAGGTAATCTTCGGCATATCGGCACTCTTCAGTCGCAAATCCCGTACATCCCCAGAAGGGCTTCCCGTCAGACTTCCGGTGTCTTATCCGCATGGATCTCCCGCATTGCGGGCATTCCCGGCTTTCTTCTTTAGTCTTCTCCACTTCATCTCCTCCTCGTTAAATACAGGCTGTAGGTGTTTAGCGGTTCAGGCTTTAGATAATACCAACGCAAGTTTGATTTTGCTGCAAAAACTCACTTCAGCAAGACCCCGTTGCCCTCAGCAACGCCTCATCTGGCATTTTCTGGCACGCATCAATGACCACGTCCGGTTGCGGTGCTGCTGAAAAGGCCGTCCTTGGCCTTTTTACTTCGAAAATGCGGTGATTTCGGCGGCTGATTTAGGCAACTCAGGCCCAGGTTTCCTTCGTTCTTTTGCAGCAAAATTACTTATTGCAGTAGAATCAAGTTTTTGTTTTGCCTAAAAATCTACCGCCTATAGTCTGTATTTCTCAAAATTCGTTTTTCTCTCGCACCGCGGGATCACTTTGTCCCAAGAATTCCGGAGGCTTTCCCCGGTCATTTGTCATCTCTCATCGACCTACTACATCACCTGAAATGTAACCGAAGGAGATTGCTTCAAATCTCCCTACTCCTTTTCCAAAAAGCCGTCCGTCGGGTCCCGACTGGCTGATTTTCTTTTTAAACACCTTGACATGCCCCTGGTAAGATTTGGTTCCTTTTGATCCTTAGCTCAGAATAAGACCCTGTTGATTGCGTTAGGGTCTTTCCGCTCGGCCCAGACCGTCAGGGTGTTCCCCCAGGCAATCCCGGCCACTGAAAGAAAAGAGCATGGTTTCGTCAAAGAAATTGGCCAGACCGATCAGGGGTTCGGAACAGGCGGGGTCTGCCGACCCAAGTTCGAACAGAAGCACTTCCCCGCTCAGACTGCCGGTGACATTGCCAGCCATCCCGTTTTCCGCAGCAAACCTCCCTTCTACCCGGGAACCCCGCTGCCTAAGATGGAAAGTGACGGTGGTCTCCGGCATCGCTTCACTGGCCATACGCCCCCGCCATAGTCCATCGATGCTAACGGTGGGTGGAAGAGAAACAGCGGTGAGAACTTCTCCCGGAGACAAGCGACCCAGGCTCTCGAAAAAACGGACGATGGTACCGGTGATCACCTCGGTGATTACCGGTACGTCCATGACGCTCCCATCAGTGGTATGACCACGAAAACCGGCTGCATGACCGAATTCGTGAAGAAGGATCAGGAATGGGTCCTGGCATCCAGGTTCGGGATTGACACGGACCTCTGAGCGAATAATCCGATTCTCCGCGTCCCGCCAAATGGCGGCCAGACCACAATATCCATCCCGCCCGAGCTCGGGGTCGTAACTCACTCGCAGCGGGCTGGTTGGATTATCGGTCAAGCGAAACCGGAGCCACTCTCCATGGACTTCGTTCCAACGATGGATAACCTCCGGGAGACGGGGATGACCGGTGGTATCGTAGACCTCCACGATGGAGGTAGCCCACCGTATGACATAACGGCCACCCCAGCCATATCTGGCCACCAGCCTAATATCGTCAGACGATAGCGGCAAAACATTTGGGACTATCGTACAGGAAGTGAACAGGCCAATCATCAGGTGAAGCGCAATACAAAGGACGAGAAGAAGCCGCCAAGGCAAAACCATTATCATCCCCCCCCTAATCGTTAACACCAGGAAAACACCCAACGACTCTGTTCCCGATCTCCTGGTGTACCTGGGTTCTTAACCCGGGCTAAGACCATCTCTTCGTTCCTTAATAGGCCTTGCGTATCCGTTCGATTTCTTCGTCGCTCAATTCTTTCCCGAAACCCCGCAAGCCGGACACCCGAAAACCATGCCTGCCGGCGATTCGTTCGATCTCTTCCACTTTTTCCACCACGACTTCCTTACCCAGGGTATAGTCCTCGTAGCGTTCTTCCAGCACCAGGGCCATCGTTTCCGCCATACAGGCATAGGATTTTCCGCGAGGATAGCCGAAATCCATGCCGAAGTCCGGATTCCCCGGCACATCAACCACCCCACCCTCGATGACCAGGACATCTTGTCTGGCTTTGACCACTTCTTCGGCGATATTCCGGGGACGGGAGACATCGCAAATCACCGCTCCCCGCTCGATCCACTCAGGCTTGACAATGCTTTTCACCGCCGAGGTTACGGTGATGATCACCCGGGCCCCCCGAATCCCTTCCTCAACCGAAACAGACCCATCGACCGTCCTGCCGCCCGCTTCCCGAACTTCCCGCTGGATTCGTTCCGTTTTTTCCCAATCCCTTCCCACC
It encodes the following:
- a CDS encoding HD-GYP domain-containing protein yields the protein MQVDHVPLSLALGTAEKTAVSEDFPAIFRKAEDRMYRHKLAESRSARSAVLSALQETLREKSWETKEHAERVERLARRLGEAVGLCASDLDRLALLNTLHDIGKITLPDAVLRKPGPLSPEEWVLVRQHPETGYRIARSTDELAHIAEEILAHHERWDGSGYPRELAGEAIPLLSRLSAIVDAYDAMTNHRPYRETLRPDEALGELRRCAGTQLDPALVERFVDLFRDAISDR
- a CDS encoding topoisomerase DNA-binding C4 zinc finger domain-containing protein, whose translation is MEKTKEESRECPQCGRSMRIRHRKSDGKPFWGCTGFATEECRYAEDYLGHAQVDNARKGSKQLEGDTRDCPRCGKPMQVKSRRSDNHLFWGCTGYANGECRYTEDYSEESG